CTTTCCCTTGAATAATAATAAGATGCACGGTATCCTTTGACTGTGTTAATTTTAAAAAAGAACAAAAAAAGGATAAAAAAAAGTGAAGCCATTTGTATCTATAATAGTATGTTTAATATTTTTTAATCATTACATTCAAACACAAGATATTCTTAATCATCAAGAACTGGTCTGTCAATTACGTCAACCTTGGCGGCATATACAAAATCAAGTAAAAGATTGTGTTGTGCAAATATTTGCACAACGAGCAGAAATAAACATTTGTTGTCCATGGTTTTCTCCTGCTCAACAACCTGCACGTGGCAGTGGTTTTTTTATTAATGATAAAGGTGAACTACTTACCAATGCACATGTAGTTGATCAAGCCCTTACTATTTGGTTACAAATTCCATCATTAGGAAAACGTTTTATTAATGTTGAACTTATTGGTGTATGTCCTGAAAATGATATTGCTCTATTGCGCATTGCTCAAGATGAATTTGAGATGGTAAAAGAACAGTTAGGAGAAATTCCGTATTTGCAATTAGGTGATTCAGATACCGCATATCGTACGGATGAAGTTTTGGCATTAGGCTATCCTTTAGGACAAGAATCGCTAAAAAGCACTACCGGTGTTATCAGTGGTCGTGAGCAGCAGTGGATACAAATGGATGCTGCTATTAATCCGGGAAGTTCCGGAGGCCCAATGCTCAATATGCATGGAGAAGTTGTCGGTATAAATTCTGCAGGTTACACTGAAGCACAAAATGTTGGTTATATTATTCCTATTAATAATGTAAAAGTTATTTTATCAGAGTTATACAAGAAAAAATTATTACACAAACCATTTTTGGGAGTTCTGTCTATCAATGTAACTGATGACACAACTGATTACTTGCGTAATCCTCAACCGGGCGGTTGTTTTGTGGCAGAAGTTATAAAAGATAGTCCTCTTTATAATGCCGGCGTACAACGCGGTGATATGATTTATGAAATTAATGGGCATCGATTGGATATTTATGGAGAAATGAGTGTGCCATGGTCAGAAGATAAAGTTTCTATTATAGATTATGTTTCACGTATTGAGCTTGGACAAGAAGTTCCTATAATAGTTTATCGTAAAGGTGAGCGTTTAGAGCTGACAACTTCATTTAGCCAATCAAGTCGTTTACCAATTGATAGAATATATCCGGGACATGAACCTCTTGATTATGAAATTTTTGGTGGCATGGTTGTTATGGAATTAACATTAAATCATGTACATGCATTGGTTAATTATGCACCATGTTTGGCTCGTTATGGGGAAATGAAAAACAAAAATGAGCCGGTTTTAGTTGTAACGCATGTTTTTTCAAATTCACGTTTATATCGTTCTCGTAGCGGTATCAATCCGGGAAGTACACTTGTTGAAGTCAATGAACAACCGGTAAAAACATTAGATGATTTCAGACAAGCAATAAAAGAACCGGTTGATGATACTTATTTTGTAGTGCGTGCTGCAGATAAAGTGAGTAATATTACTGACAACTTATTAGTAGTATTACCGTATGAAAAACTACTTAAAGATGAACTCATGTTAGCAAAAAATCATCATTATCCTATTTCGGATACAGTCAAAGAGTTATTGCAAGCAAGAGAATTGATCTCTCTATTACCTTAGTATAGATATATTAATTGAGTGTTGCGTGCAACACTCAATTTTTTTTTAAAGAGAGTGTGATATGATCATTTTAGGAATCGATCCAGGTTTTTCAGTAACAGGATATGGTATTTTAAAAAAAGAAGGACCGACTTGTTATCTTATTGATTATGGTTATCTACAAATGTCATCACGTAAACATCTGTCTGAACGAGTACATATTTTTTATGATTTTTTTACTGAAAAAATCACAACACACAAAGTTACTGACATAGCATTGGAAACTTCATTTTTGGGTAAAAATGCTCAAAATTTTTTAAAGCTTGGATATCTGCGTGGTATCTTATATTTATTGGCTCATCAACATGAGGCACATTTGCATGAGTTTTCTCCGCGTGAAGTCAAACAATCAGTAACAGGATATGGTGGTGCATCAAAAGATCAAGTTGAACGGGTCATAATGCAACTGTTTCCTAAGCTGCAAACACAACAAAAACAAGATGTAACCGATGCATTGGCAGTTACATTATGTGGTTTGTGGAAAAAAAAATCATTGTCTTTTTGATAATTTTGTTCAAATTATTGCTTATCAAAGCCATTTTACGTTACAGTTGCAACAAGGGAAAAAGGGATGTTTTTTATCAGTTCTAGTAGGACTGTTAAGGAGGGTTATATGTATCATCAAAACCTACGCATGACGCCATCAAAGCATATTGACATAGCCCATATTGCACGTGTGAATCACGCAGCATTTTTAGAACATGAAATTATAGCTTTTAATGAAATGTTATTGAGTCCGGGGTTACATACTGTAACGGTAAAAAATAAAAAAGTTGGTCGTGAAATTGTTGATATATTTTTATCATTATTAAACTGTTATCAACGTGTTTATTGGTTGAGTAGTGACAGAAAGGTTCCACCGGGAACGATTAATTTGTATGAACAATTTAATACATTAAACTGCTTAGATGACAATGCCCAACTTTATGAATTTATGTGTACTCAATTTAATGCTAATTTTTTAGTAATTGAGTCTTCAGATATGTTGCAATACGAATCTTGGTTTGAACAGTTTCATATTGCATTGCATGAAATACATGCCTTTGATAATATTCCGGTGCTTCACTTAGATTTTATGCAATAGGCTTAACAAAAGAAAAGTGCTTCCAATAAAACAAAGCACTTTTCTTTATATTTTCTTATTTTTCAAGCATAGCGAGAAGCATAGATGCGGCTTGCTCAATTTCAGTATGTTTAAATTGTCCTGCACGTTGTTTTGCAGCAATCAAACCACTACGAAAAACTTCATTAAAATTTCCATAGGGAAACTCATAATGTTCTTTAACATCTTCTTGGCTATCATTATTTGTCGCCAAAAACCATTTGCCATAATCTGCAAATGAATGATTATCTAAATATGCATTTTGTGCATGAGCATCAGGATTATTCGATGCCCAATCATCAGTACGATTTACTTTGCCTTCTTGAATTAATTTGCGGGCATGTTCAACTGCTGCAACATTCAAAGTTAGTTTTTTTGCATGTTCTTCCATACTATCTCCTTTTGATAATGGAATATTTATAAAAATTCTTTTTTATGGTGCTTCTGCTGATCTCAGAGTTATTGCAGGTGCAACCTTGCGAGCTTGTTGGGTTTTAAGAAACTCGAGAATATTAGTTCTTTCCGGTAGCGAAAAGTCTTTAAGTAAACGAGGATCTCTTAATCCTTCAATATAATTATTGTATTCTTTTTTATTATCGAATGTCTTTAAGAAATCTTTATCAAGTAATTTAGCTAGGGCCAATAAGTAAATAACCTCGTTAAAGCTAAATGTTGTTGATGTAGGCAGGAACCATATTCGAATAGTTGGGATTGTTTCAGCTGCGCCGCAAGTGAAAATATGAAAACTAGTTGATGGATCCTGTGGTTGAAATTTTAATTTACCAAATTCAGGAGAGTGCCCAGTTATTGTTGTTATAGGCTTCATTTTCAAAATACCGTGCTCGCTTGGTTCAATATTGATGAGTGATTCTTGACTTGTGCTCCAAAGCTTGATTGTGCCATCACTGGAAATGGATGCAAGGTAGTTCCCATCGTTAGTGAATTCACACGCATTAACTGCACCTTGATGACCTTCTAGTACAAACTCTTTGTCACTAACAAAGTCATAAAGTATTATATTAGGAGCTTCCTCTACGCACAAACTAAGTTTAGAATCCGTATTTTTAGGAATAGCTATATAAGTAGCGGGGTTACCTTCTCCATCAAGTTGTTTTTTAATGAGCTTGTTTTTTTCTATATCCCAAATAATTACATTTCCAATACTATCACCAATATACAGCTTAGTTTCACTTGCTTCGATTACCGATATATATATATATTCTTCTCCTATAGGTGGAACGATTTTTTCTTCCAGGGTTTTTGGGTCAATAATTCTTATCGAGTTATCACTCTGAACAATAAAGAACTTTTGTGCATTTATACTATAATAGAGCATAGAAGGTTGCATAGCCTCATCTGGATAGTCGATTTCTTTCACTGTTTCGCCGGTTCCAATATTAACAATTTTGACTGAATGATGAATGTCATTATGATCAATTGTGCCTGCATATAGTTTGAGGCCATTAAGAAATATAAATTCAACTTCGTCATACTTGATACCATCGGCCAACTGACCAAATGTACTAACCGTCTTTGTTTTTATGTCTATACTCATTAGGTGATTGCCAACCCAGGCATACGCTTTTTCATCTGGTCCAAAGGTTACAGGATTGAGTATTTCGTCGAAAGTTTTGCTGTATATGCGCATATATTTGCCAGATGACCAAAAATCTTGTGTGTTCCATACACGTAGAGTATTTACATTATTTGAAACCGTTAAAAAATATTTTCCGGTAGTATCATAATCAAAATCTGTTGTTTCAGGTTGTTCAATTTTATAAATTGGTCTATTAAAAACAAGCTTAAGAATGTCTGATTCGTATTTTTTATATAATGCTTGAGCTATAAGGCCTTGTGCTAGATAAGGCACTTTGTTATTGATATTTTCTAGAGCCTTAAACGCAGATTGACCGCTTTTAAGTGCTTGATAGTAAACACTTAAATAAGCTTCAACTTGAGGTAAAAATGCTTGTGCTGCTAAACTTGCAAGTTTTGAAACTGAAACTTGAGAAGATTGTGGTTTGCTATTTTCTGATATACTCGGAGATAAGCTTGACGGACTTGCAGCTGCATTTGATATTTGGGGGGCTACAAAAATACATACTAATACGCTATTAGTTACTGACTTCATGGAGCAATCCTTCAAAGTAAGTTTTTTTTGCATGTTCTTCCATTTTTTCTCCTTTTAATGTTTTTAAATTTAAAAATGTAAATCAACATAAGGTTCATTGTTAAACCAATTTAAAGCTTTATATTTTTCATCCTTAGAAAACTTATTTCTGTAAAGAAATATTTCTTTCAAATTAGGTATTGCCTTTAACAGTTGTGGTCGTAAATCTTCTAAAGAGCTTAATTGGTTATCTGTAAGTCTTAACCTTTCTACTTCTTTTATGTTAGGTATAAGAGTTATCCCATCTAAATTGTTGAGGCCTTTATTAGATAGATCTAATGTCAAAGTTCCACTTTCATTTATTAATCCTAGGTTTTCGCCTTGACTAAGCAATATATTAATACTAATAATCATAGGCGCACTTTTTGCCAATCTAGGCCCTGATCTAAGAGGACTTGGATCTCCGCCGTACACATTTAATATAAATACAGTACATATTATTAGTAACTTTTTCATTTTGTTCTCATTTTTAAGGTTTAGCTGGTCTCAACACAAGCTTTTTATTACAAATATAATTATAGCATATGGCTTTAAAAAGAAGCAAGAAATGAAGGGCGTCCAGGAATAAACAGATTAAAATAGGTAGTAAAAAACTATTCTAATGAAAATTTCACCTATATTTATATTTTTTGTTGTTTTATAATAATGAAATATTGTATATTTGTAAATAATAAGTTAGTTACACATAGCAAAGGAAGATTATGTATTCTATTAAAAATTCATATTTTATGATAACCATGCTGTTACTCGTAGGGGTGCATCAGGTAGTTTATTCAGATATGAAATCATGGGCTAAAATACTAGAAAGTAAAACAAAAAATGAAAGGAAAGATGTTACTGATTATAAATTGGCTTCAAAGTTTGTAGATGAGCTTAAAAACACAAAAATGAAATACTCTATTCAAAATAATGCATTGAGAAGAATAGCAGTTTGGGGTATTCCAATAAATAGTCCTCCTTATGTTTTGGCAGTCGTTCCTCCAAAAGTAAAAGCTGAGATAATAATTCCAGGTACATTATTAAAAATGTATGTGATTGATGAATCTATAATGATGCAAGGTGGTGCTGATGCTGCAAAAAAAGGCACACGTGTATTTGAGCAGTTTTTAAAAACAGTTCCCAAAGAGAAATGGGTGAAACTATTTTATTATGGTGGCAGTTTAGAATACATTTTTGAAAGACCGCGTGCATTGTCATTGCAATTTTTGAAAGACATTGCAAATAAAATTGTTGAGGCAGGAGGTGTGATTAAGGATGGCTTTTCCGTGAGTTCCATTAAGACTGCTGGAGGATACTCTTTAGTGGTAACAACAGACGAATCAGGTTTTAGGCGGTGGTCAATGCAAAATAAAAGAATAAGAATATAAAAGAATAAGAATAACAAATTAGTAAGTTTGCAAAGTTTGCCTAAAGAACTGCCTGCATTACAAGAGTTATATCTTATTAGTAACAAGTTAGAAAATTTACAGGGGATGCCTAAAGAGCTACCTGCATTACGGGAGTTATATCTTTCTGTTAACCCATTAAGTGATGAAGCCAAGCAAGAGATCAAAGCGAAATATCCATTTGTTGATTTTTAATAACAACATTATTTGTACATTATTGGGTTTGCGGTCTTTAATGATCGCAAGTCCATTTTTAATTTTAAAAGCTTTTAAAAATCTGTTTTCTTGATATCCATGCACCGAATATATTACAATTTGAATATATATCATAGGATTTATAAATCGCTTAAGATAAAAGGTGTAAAAAATGAAAAGAACAGTATTTTGGGTGATTTTGGTATGCGTAGCTTGTGATATGCATGCAAATATGAATAACTATGCGTCTAAATTTAAAAATTTACCATTGGTTACCAAAAAAGATGCTAGCAAACACACTCGGCGTGTTGATCGCTATAAAAACATTGGATTCAAATATGATTCAAAGTTAGTTCAAACATTTCTTTTGGATCTTAAAAAAAATCCGATGATTTATACTGTTGAAAATGCGATATGGAAAAGTAAGCGTATAGGGAGTGATCAAAAGACTATTGTTGTATGGGGAATTCCTTTTGAAGGTCCTCCCATATTAATTGCTGTTGTACCGCCAAAAGGAAAGGCTGAATTGAAAATACCGAGTGCGCTTTCTAAGTTGTATATTATTGATGAAACTACGGCACAATCAGGAGCTATGCAATCTGCTCAAAAAGGTGTAGCATCATTTGAAAATTATATTAAAGGTGTACCAAAAGAACAATGGGCTGTGCTGAATTATGAAGATTCATTACAACGCGTTTTCAGTCGACCACATACGGTACCACTTCAATTTTTACGTGCTATAGCAAATAGAATCGGTAATTCCGGAGGTTTAATTAAGGATGGCTTTACCGTGAGTACTTATGGAAATGACTCTTTACAAGTAAAATCAAATACTGTTGGTTTTTGGCAATGGATGGCGAAAATATGGCAATTTGATTACTTAGATCCTTCGGCAAGATAATTTGTGTAATAATTTGATGGATATCAAATATGAAAAAATATTATATGTTTTTAACGCTTATATGTTTGTATAATTATACGGCAGACGATCTGTCTGATTTACAAAATAAATTTGAAGGACTTTCTATAGAGCAAATGGAAAATCCTCAAGTTGAAAAAAAAGACATTCCTCAAGATGCAATAGATAATGAAGAAATATTTAAAGCCGTAAAAGAAAACGATGTAGAAAAAGTAAGAACATTGTTAATGGAAAATGCTCAATTTGCAAAAGCAAGTATAAAAGAATATCCAATATTGCATTATGCTGTTTGCAATGAAAATGTTGAAATCATTAAAATGTTGTTACAGCATGGTGCAAATGTAAATGTACAAGATCGTAAAGGAATAACTCCATTAATGAAAAACAAGGATAAAGAAGTTGCCGGTTTATTATTGAATTACGGTGCCGATAAGACATTAACAAATAAATCCGGATTAACAACAAAGCAATTCATTGGGAATATGGTAGGGCAAGATTTGGTAAAATATATAGATAGTTTTGTTCCGGATAAAGGTTTAACTAAAAGTGCCAGGAAAGTAAAAAAATAGAAGATAATTTTAAATAATCAATACTGCTAGGTAGTGATATTTTATTATTGGGTTTGCGGTCTTTAATGATCGCAAACCCATTTTTAGTTTAAAAAAAACTTTTAAAATCTGTTTTCTTGATATCCATGCATTAAATGTATTACAATTTGAATATACCTAAAGGTTGCGGATTGTTTAAGATGAAAGGTCTGAAAAATGAAAAAATTGCTGTTATTGTGTGCTGTGTTTACATTAAATATATATGGCGCAGATCCCAGGACTATTAGATCTGACCCAAGATTAGCCAAAAGTGTACCTAGTACTGGTGATATTGATAAATTACTTGTTAAAGGTGAACAATTTGAAGTTAAGCCGGTAGATGGTCGATTGACACTGAATCTGGCAGGTAAAAAGCTTCAAAATATTGGAGGTATGGCAAATATTCCTGGTATAGAAACGGTACAGGTATTAAATCTTGCTGTTAACGAATTAGTAAGCTTAGAAGGTTTGCCTGAAGAGCTGCCTGTATTACGTGGGTTAGATCTTCATAATAACCAATTAGAAAGTTTACAGGGGCTGCCTGAAGAGTTACCTGCATTACGTGGGTTAGTTCTTTTTGACAACCCATTAAGTGATGAAGCCAAGCAAGAGATCAAAGCGAAATATCCATTTGTTGATTTTTAATAACAACATTATTTGTACATTATTGGGTTTGCGGTCTTTAATGATCGCAAGCCCATTTTTAGTTTAAAAAAAAAGCTTTTAAAATTCGTCTTCTTAATAATGTATTAAAACGCAAATTTATTTAAGTTTTTTTATTTAACGTCCAAATATATTAAGTGTCATTAAAACATTCCATATGATTGAAATTTGAGCGTGTTTTATCTGATAGGACACCAAAAATGATTCTGTTTTTTATTTTACTAAAATGGGTCGTGTCGCATAATGTATATTATGTAATAATGAGAGTAGGTTCGACTAGGAGAAACAAAGCGGATTAAATTTGAAAAGAATCAAAGAAAAGTAAAACTTAGTAACAAGATAATATATGGTCCAAAATATTGCAAGAAAAAACCTAAAAATAGTTAAATTTAATAAAGATATATTATTTGAAACCGTGAAAATGGTATATTTATTGGAGAGGTCACTTAATAAAAAAAATGGAGTTATAAACCTATGTATCAAAAAAAAATTATTTCATGCCTATCTTTGATCGTTTTCAGTATGAATCTCATTGCAATGAATGAAGCTATTTCATATAATGCTGACATTGTAAAAAGAAAACGTATTCTTATGGCGTCAAATAATAAGCCTAAAGATAAGCTTATTTTGATAACCTGTATGGATACCCGTATAAATCCATATGCTTTATTTGGTATCAGTTCAGGCGAAGCTCATATCCTCAGAAACGCTGGTGGTATTGTAACTGAAGATGTAATTAGATCTATTTTATTATCTATGCATGCTCTTGGCACTAATCAAATAATGATCGTTAAAGAAACTAATTGTGGTTTAACAGGATTGAATGATAACACATTTAGAGCTGATCTTATGAATAAGTTTAAAACTGATACTGTAGTACCACAGCAATTCTATGGATTCTCAGATCTAAAAGAAAATATTAAACAACAAATGCAAAAAATAAAAAACCATCCATGGATCCCTAATGATATTAAAATACGCGGCTTTATATTAGATATAAAGACCGGTGGTTTGAATGAAGTAAAACCATAGAGAGCTTTTCATTTTAATTTTAAAAAAGATTGTATCTCCCCGCTCACGCGGGGTTTTTATTTAATGTATAACTATAAATACAGCAGTGTCTTATAACACAAAAGATATGTAAAAAACTGGAAAGGATATCTTTGAATACAATTTTACTAAATGATTTATAAAATGATTCTAAATAAAAATAAAATGACTTAAACAAATAAATCGAAAATTTAATCTACTTATTACAGTTGAAACTTTATAGATACAGTGTCCTTCGATAGAATTTTACTTCGTAAAATCACTCAGGATGAAAACAAGATAAAATAATACATATGCATTTCTAATGTATAACGCTACCGGATAAATGTATATTTCCATAATTAGGATGTAATTAAATCAATGTTTGGTCAAATTCAAACAATTCTTAAATAGCAGGAATGACAAAATAGACGATTATTTCATTTATAATGATTATTACTATACAAAAAAAAATTTTTAAAAACTGTTCACAGTATTGACCTTTATAATACACACTCTTATCCTCATCTTTCTCTTATCTTTTTCATCCTGAGTTATTTTACAAAGTAAAATTGTATCGAAGGATTCCTTATATTTTTTGGAAAATGCATTTCTTATGCTCAAGTGTAGAATGTGACAAGTCTTCTGTTGCACCAAAATATAATATAAAGTCTCTACCGTTAGTACAATAAGGAGAATTTCAATAAGTGGATCCCCGCATTCGCAGCCTGCCCGCCTTAGCTTCCATCTTACGTTGAAACTTACTCCTTCACTGAAGCTTCTGCGCACAAGTCAGAGGACAGACCTACGAAGCTTTATACGAAGAACTAGTCTTTATTTGATTCATCAAACAGCTATGCCTGAATAAACAACTATGCAGGACATTTATAGGTTCTCTTTGAGTATAACAAGATATGAATAGTCTAATTATGAGGAGTATAACATGAATGGCTCACTGAAAAACACCCTAAAAATAAACCATCGCATTGATACAAGTATCAATGCGATGGAAAAAAGGAGAGTAGTAATGAAGCCTAGTTTAAATGCCACTACACTAATAGTGGACTTTTGCATAAAAAAAATATGCTCTATATCAATAATAGTAAACTAAATTGCTGAAATGTCAACTTTAATATTTTTAAAATCAATTTAGTTTCAAGCAAATATTGATCTGATTACCAATTAATCTATATTATTCTTGCATGTTTGTCAAATTTGAAAAAAAAGAAAAAGCTTAATGTTATATACATCTTTTCAAATAGAAAAGTCTATCCGCTGAGCGCCCTTCTTAAGGAGCATATCTGCGAGAATTGATGATTTTATAGGGGCAGTGAATATAAGTTGGCCTTTCAGGTCAGTTAAGGTTTTGATTACAATTTGAGCACGATCATAATCAAGATCGGTCATAAAATCATCCAACAAGAAAATTGCCGGGCCTTTTTGCCTTGATAACGCCTTAATTTGAGCAATTTTAACCAAAAGCATGATTAATTTCTGTTGCCCACGAGACGCAAACATCCGTGATGCATTTCCTTGAAATGTAATGACAAAATCATCTAAATGTGCCCCAAACAGTGAACGGCCAAAACGTTTTTCCATTTCAAAAAGATTGCTATTAACCTTAAAGAAATCATCAAGTGTTAATATCCCACCAGTTTTTTTTGGCTTATAAGTAAAATTGATGTGAATGTCATAAGGAAAATAAGCTTTAAGCATCAGTTCAACCTCCTGTTGAAGTTGATGTAAAAATGCAATACGCTCGTTTTGTATTATGTTCGTTTTATGCCATAACTGTTCAGTCCAGACAGTATACATATCTTTATTAACATGCATAGCTTGAAGCAGTTTATTGCGATTATCAATAATCGTTTTATGTTCCTTTAGTTGTTGTATATAGCTTGGATTATAAAGCAGAATCGCTTGATCAATAAATTGTCTGCGCACATCAGGACCTAATTTAATCAGACCCAAATCATCTTCAGTCAATGTGATAATACGATAATAATCCATTAATTCTTTATATGAATGTACTGCTTTGTTGTTTAATTTTACCAGCCGCTTTTTTCCTGAAAAACCAACTTGTAAATTGCTTGTAGTGTTTCGCTCAAGCTCCATGTGCTCAAACACAACTTTAATAAAAAAATTTTCTTGTTCAAATTGCATCAAGTCACGCGGTGTATGAGTGCGAAATGAACGCAAATAACATGCATAATGTAAAGCTTCAAGCAGTGATGTTTTACCAATACCATTAGGACCTTCAATCAATACAATATTGCTTGAAAAATCTAATTTCTTATTGGTAAAACAACGAAAATTATTGAGTTGTACCTGTTTTATAAACACGGGTTATTGTTGCGCTTGTGTTGGAGAGACCGGCATAACTAAATACAACAAATTACTCTCTTTTTCATTTAATTCAAAAATAATCGGTTTAGATGAATTTTTCAGATGAAAATCAAGCTTGTCATCACCAAAAGTTTGTAACCCACTAAGCAGATATGGCGCATAAAAACGAACATCCAACGCCTGTCCGCTAAAATTTTCTAGCGCAACATGCTCATCTAAAGCACCGACTTCTTTATTTTGCATAGAAATATTTAACGATTCAGGTTTAAAAGCAAACTGTGTTGCAATAAATTGCCCGGAAAGTAAACATGATGAACGTCGTAATGTTTTAATTAAATGAGTGCGGTCAACTCTTGCTGCTACAAATCCATCTTTATTCAAAATGGCTTGATATTCAGGAAAACTGTCCACCAATAATTTAGTAAAGAAGTTAAATGACTCGCCTGAGAATACTAATTGATTATTACAAACACCAAGAAACACCGCTTTATCTGATGAAGCTTCCAATATCTTTTTTACTTCAAAAATAGCGCGACGTGGTAATAACCATTTTTTTGGTTCGTCCAGTCTATATTTATCAGTACTTACTTGTGCCAAACAATGGCCATCAGTACTGGTCATTTTCATGTTGCTATCAGAAATTTCTAAAAACAGACCGTTAAGTGAAGGGTTCGCATTATTTTGTGGTACTAAAAAAGCAACTTTACTTATCATATCAAGCAAAAATGGCGCATCCAGTTCCATTAAATTTTCGATGCGCTCCGGAAACGGTGGAAATTCTTGTGCATCTTTAATATGTAATGCCAGACGTGCTGTGCCCGCATTCAATTTCAATTGTGTTGCATCAACAGTAACTTTTATTTCACCGTCAAGCTCTTTGACCAAATCAAAAATGCGTTTACCGGGAACCAAGAATGAACGTGGTTCAGCAATGTCGCCATCTTTAAAAATATAACTTGCTTGTAAACTGATTTCCAGATCAGTACTTTTAAGAACTAATTCTTTATGACCAACTTGAAAATAAATATAACTGGTAGCATCAAGCGTTGTACGCTTTGTGCAAATTGGCTGCATCGAAGACAAAATACCCATAAATGGCTTTTGGTCTACGACAAAACTGTTTTTTTGCATTGTCATAATAAAACCTTTTAAACTATACGAAATATATTACTTTTTTATATGAATAATCTAAGTATAATACGGTTAACAAAAATATGAAGGTTTTGCATATTACCTTATATATGCGATACTTAATAACATCATACAAATTATCTTTTAAACGGAATTATATATGATTAATAACAAACGTGTTGCATCATTTCTATTTTTATTGTTATCAAGTTATCCATACACACAAACTGAAAATGTCTTTGGTCGTACATTTAAAAATTGGATTTCATCACGATTTGGTATCGATGCAAATGAACCTCTTGTCCATAGGGCCTTTAATCCCACCATTGAAAATCTAAACACTATTACATTAATCCCAACCGAATATGACCAAAATGGCCTTTCGGTTGCTGAACTTGCTCAACAAATTGATACCGGAAATGATGCCAATAATCCTTTATATTTAACTTTGCAAACCAATGATACCGTAAGTAAAACATGGCGAGTACATTTTGGACTTGATGTAACAAACAAAGAAGATACCGTTTTTGTTTATTCTCGTGGTTATGCTGGTGCAGAACGCCCTGAAAAACCTCGTAGAAATGGAAAGGAAAAGAAAAAACGTGGATTATGCGCAATTCCTAAACGT
Above is a genomic segment from Candidatus Dependentiae bacterium containing:
- the dnaN gene encoding DNA polymerase III subunit beta gives rise to the protein MTMQKNSFVVDQKPFMGILSSMQPICTKRTTLDATSYIYFQVGHKELVLKSTDLEISLQASYIFKDGDIAEPRSFLVPGKRIFDLVKELDGEIKVTVDATQLKLNAGTARLALHIKDAQEFPPFPERIENLMELDAPFLLDMISKVAFLVPQNNANPSLNGLFLEISDSNMKMTSTDGHCLAQVSTDKYRLDEPKKWLLPRRAIFEVKKILEASSDKAVFLGVCNNQLVFSGESFNFFTKLLVDSFPEYQAILNKDGFVAARVDRTHLIKTLRRSSCLLSGQFIATQFAFKPESLNISMQNKEVGALDEHVALENFSGQALDVRFYAPYLLSGLQTFGDDKLDFHLKNSSKPIIFELNEKESNLLYLVMPVSPTQAQQ